A genomic stretch from Serratia entomophila includes:
- a CDS encoding HlyD family secretion protein — protein sequence MNQKDLFRQEAVNHQRSKWTGKALLISGLPAWAVVAISLAFIIALLIFLTFGNYTRRINVAGEVTTLPRSVNIFAAQQGFISQRFVSVGDQVKKGQRLYQIDVSRVTDSGTVSANTRQAIESQVAQIDNIIQKLQENKRATVDNLQAQKAQYETAHAQSKQLVENSRRGVESMRRTMESYGEYQRKGLINKDQLNNQTYLYYQQQSSFQSLYSQSIQESLQIANLGSDIVTRAADFDNQISQYELQREDLQRRLSEADASGALIINAPTDGRVESLSVTPGQMVNIGDSLAQLIPSNHAVYYLVLWLPNGSVPYVGVGDNINIRYDAFPFEKFGQFPGKIDAISYVPASTQEMSTYSSSPIRQSTEITESYYKVLVAIDNTQFGYQGKTLRLSSGMKAQTTFFLEKRPIYQWMFSPFYDMKKSLTGPIRE from the coding sequence ATGAATCAAAAGGATTTGTTCCGACAAGAGGCCGTCAATCACCAGCGCTCAAAATGGACCGGCAAGGCATTGCTTATTTCCGGCCTGCCCGCCTGGGCCGTGGTGGCCATATCATTGGCCTTTATTATCGCCCTGCTTATTTTCCTGACTTTCGGCAACTATACCCGCCGCATTAATGTCGCCGGGGAGGTCACCACCTTGCCGCGTTCGGTCAATATTTTCGCCGCGCAGCAGGGCTTTATTTCCCAGCGCTTTGTCAGCGTCGGCGATCAGGTCAAAAAAGGCCAGCGCCTGTATCAGATCGACGTCAGCCGCGTCACCGATTCCGGCACCGTCAGCGCCAATACCCGCCAGGCCATCGAAAGCCAGGTCGCCCAAATCGACAACATCATCCAGAAACTGCAGGAGAATAAGCGCGCCACGGTAGACAATCTGCAGGCGCAAAAGGCGCAGTATGAAACCGCCCACGCCCAGTCTAAACAGCTGGTGGAAAACTCCCGCCGCGGCGTCGAATCCATGCGCCGCACCATGGAGAGCTACGGTGAATATCAGCGCAAGGGCCTGATTAACAAAGACCAGTTAAACAACCAGACCTACCTGTATTATCAGCAGCAAAGTTCTTTTCAAAGCCTTTATAGCCAAAGCATCCAGGAATCGCTGCAAATCGCCAATCTCGGCAGCGATATCGTCACCCGCGCCGCCGATTTCGATAATCAGATTTCGCAATATGAACTCCAGCGCGAAGATCTGCAGCGCCGCCTGTCGGAAGCCGACGCCAGCGGCGCGCTGATTATTAACGCCCCGACCGACGGCCGGGTGGAGTCCCTCAGCGTCACCCCGGGGCAAATGGTGAATATCGGCGACAGCCTGGCGCAGCTTATTCCCAGCAACCACGCGGTGTATTATCTGGTGCTGTGGCTGCCGAACGGCAGCGTGCCTTACGTCGGCGTCGGCGACAATATCAATATCCGTTACGACGCTTTCCCGTTTGAGAAGTTCGGCCAGTTCCCCGGCAAAATCGACGCCATCTCCTACGTGCCCGCCTCGACGCAGGAAATGTCCACCTACAGCAGCTCGCCCATCCGCCAGTCCACCGAGATCACCGAGTCCTATTACAAGGTGCTGGTGGCTATCGACAACACCCAGTTCGGCTACCAGGGCAAAACCCTGCGCCTGTCGAGCGGCATGAAGGCGCAGACCACCTTCTTCCTCGAGAAACGCCCGATTTATCAATGGATGTTCTCACCTTTCTACGACATGAAAA